The Thermococcus sp. MV5 genome includes a window with the following:
- a CDS encoding flavin reductase family protein, with product MRTYLIVSGQGEESNIMAADWVTVLSHRPTLIGVAISPKRYTHRLISRYREFVISVPSLEMLEDVWIAGTKSGPSKLKEMSITLVPSTKIGTPSIKEALANIECKVIDAREYGDHTWFVGEIVGYTYNREVFPRGKPDITRANFLAHAAWTDFVTFEKKIHKAE from the coding sequence ATGAGGACTTACCTGATAGTCTCAGGTCAAGGAGAAGAAAGTAACATCATGGCAGCTGATTGGGTAACTGTACTTTCCCATAGACCAACTTTGATTGGTGTTGCGATCTCTCCGAAAAGGTACACTCATCGCTTGATTTCCAGATATAGGGAGTTTGTAATAAGTGTTCCAAGTTTGGAGATGCTTGAGGATGTGTGGATTGCAGGGACAAAGAGTGGGCCTTCCAAGCTTAAGGAGATGAGTATAACTTTAGTCCCTTCAACTAAAATAGGAACACCGAGCATAAAGGAAGCTTTAGCTAACATAGAGTGCAAAGTGATTGATGCCAGAGAGTATGGAGATCACACATGGTTTGTAGGCGAAATTGTGGGGTACACTTATAACAGGGAAGTTTTCCCACGTGGTAAGCCAGACATAACTAGAGCAAATTTCCTCGCCCATGCAGCGTGGACAGATTTTGTGACATTTGAGAAGAAGATTCACAAGGCTGAATAG
- a CDS encoding acetate--CoA ligase family protein, translating into MRFFFYPTSVAVFGSFKKGAIAYEILKNIVEGGFEGQIIPVNPKGGEIEVAGINFKVAEKLEKNVDVGIIAIPARFVPSLIEEAGDKIKGAVVISAGFSEVGNFALEKELVEKAREKGVKIIGPNCAGIFGVHANFFGSFEVRVKKGGLALISQSGAFGGAALAMGNEEGIGFSAFVSYGNAADLTESDFLKYFADDKNTKVIALYIEGVRDGRKFIEALRYATSKKSVIILKAGKSKSGSKAAQSHTGSLAGSYEIYKAAFQQFGAIEVEEMEELFDAAKVFEMYEKGGKKVAIITNSGGPGVLATDKAEKLGLKIAKLTEKTINELREFLPPQCSVKNPIDLIADADYERYKRTIEVVCKDENVDALLVICVPPIFLPSEEIARAIIDAKCNKPIIVNFMAGELVREGIKVLEECGIKNFPTPERAAKAIHWLNVRNGFMNSSSYF; encoded by the coding sequence ATGAGGTTCTTTTTTTACCCTACATCAGTAGCAGTATTCGGGTCTTTCAAAAAAGGCGCGATTGCATATGAGATCTTGAAAAATATTGTAGAAGGAGGATTTGAAGGACAAATAATACCTGTGAATCCAAAAGGAGGCGAGATAGAAGTTGCAGGCATAAATTTTAAAGTGGCCGAAAAGTTGGAGAAAAATGTTGATGTTGGGATAATAGCAATTCCTGCGAGATTTGTGCCTTCTCTAATTGAGGAGGCTGGTGATAAAATCAAAGGGGCAGTGGTAATTAGCGCTGGTTTTAGCGAGGTTGGTAATTTTGCTCTTGAAAAAGAACTTGTTGAAAAAGCTAGGGAAAAGGGAGTAAAAATTATTGGGCCAAATTGTGCTGGAATTTTTGGGGTTCATGCTAATTTCTTTGGATCATTTGAAGTTCGGGTTAAAAAAGGGGGCCTTGCTTTAATCTCCCAGAGTGGGGCTTTTGGTGGTGCTGCATTAGCGATGGGTAATGAAGAAGGGATCGGATTCTCTGCCTTTGTTTCTTATGGAAATGCTGCTGACTTAACTGAAAGTGATTTCTTGAAGTACTTTGCGGATGATAAAAACACAAAGGTTATTGCCCTCTACATAGAAGGGGTTAGAGATGGTAGAAAATTTATTGAAGCCTTGAGGTACGCAACCAGCAAAAAATCAGTGATAATCTTGAAAGCAGGAAAAAGCAAAAGTGGAAGTAAGGCAGCTCAGAGTCATACTGGGAGCCTTGCAGGAAGTTATGAAATTTATAAGGCAGCCTTCCAGCAATTTGGTGCAATAGAAGTAGAGGAGATGGAAGAACTCTTTGATGCTGCCAAAGTGTTTGAGATGTATGAAAAAGGAGGAAAAAAAGTAGCAATAATAACGAATTCTGGAGGCCCAGGGGTTCTAGCCACAGACAAAGCTGAAAAACTGGGTTTGAAAATCGCAAAACTCACTGAGAAGACAATAAATGAGCTTCGAGAGTTTTTGCCTCCTCAATGCTCAGTTAAAAATCCAATTGACCTAATAGCGGATGCAGATTATGAGAGATATAAACGAACAATAGAGGTAGTCTGCAAAGATGAAAACGTTGATGCATTGCTTGTTATTTGCGTTCCCCCAATATTCCTCCCCAGTGAGGAAATTGCAAGAGCAATAATTGATGCAAAATGTAACAAACCGATTATAGTGAACTTTATGGCTGGTGAGCTTGTTAGGGAGGGAATAAAGGTATTGGAGGAATGTGGCATTAAGAACTTCCCCACTCCAGAGAGAGCCGCTAAGGCCATTCATTGGCTTAACGTTAGAAATGGTTTTATGAATAGCAGTTCATATTTTTAG
- the coaD gene encoding phosphopantetheine adenylyltransferase, which translates to MRRYKKVVVGGTFDRLHLGHKALLRKAFEVGKYVYIGVTSDEMIKTKPYAEKILPYEVRLRDLLKFFEVNEYKNYRIIKINTAIGFTDKIRDLEAIIVSEETYKGALLVNRARMEKGLRPLEIVTIKLIKSKLGGKISSSLIRAGLIDPFGNPRRR; encoded by the coding sequence ATGAGGAGATACAAAAAAGTTGTTGTGGGGGGAACGTTCGATAGGCTTCATCTAGGCCACAAAGCTCTTCTTAGAAAAGCTTTTGAGGTAGGAAAATACGTTTATATTGGAGTAACTTCTGATGAAATGATAAAAACCAAGCCTTATGCTGAAAAGATACTTCCATATGAAGTTCGTTTAAGAGATCTCCTAAAGTTTTTTGAAGTGAACGAATATAAAAACTATAGGATAATAAAGATAAATACAGCCATAGGATTTACGGATAAAATAAGAGATTTGGAAGCAATAATCGTGAGTGAAGAAACATATAAAGGTGCGCTACTTGTTAACAGGGCAAGAATGGAGAAAGGATTAAGGCCCCTTGAGATAGTTACCATAAAGCTAATTAAAAGTAAACTTGGGGGCAAAATAAGTTCCTCCCTAATAAGAGCTGGATTGATAGATCCTTTTGGTAACCCCAGGAGGCGATAA
- a CDS encoding NAD(P)/FAD-dependent oxidoreductase has product MKKVITIGAGLGGLLTSAFLAKEGYDVTILEKAPFVGGRFTNLNYKGFQLSTGALHMIPHGEDGPLAHLLSLLNANVKIVNSNPKGKFFIDGRIHHYREGWRYLSLKEKAKTMKLLAEIRANRLPKGEEASLNSWDWLREKVGDNEFVYLFIKSFLGWAISLTPEEVPAIELAKEIKATLKWGGPGLIKGGCKAISEELARIVRENGGKIITRKKVVEAEEGRIITADGAEYPYDILISNIGIKETVELFGRENFDREYLRRVDSLKPAEGIKINIALKGKSKIGNTVVFTLDTERINGYNEPSALSPELSKEGYTLIMTHQAIKTRNIKREQQLGIEDLYYLFPGLERDGEILMVQTYLDKNPVNRVASGNHVDFPMENVYIVGDANKGQGGIEVEGIALGVMKTLQSLGIGNFNEWYL; this is encoded by the coding sequence ATGAAGAAAGTAATAACAATAGGAGCAGGACTTGGAGGTCTCTTAACAAGTGCATTTTTAGCTAAAGAGGGCTATGATGTAACAATTTTAGAAAAGGCCCCATTTGTAGGTGGTAGATTCACAAATTTAAACTACAAGGGATTTCAATTATCAACTGGAGCACTGCACATGATTCCACATGGTGAAGATGGCCCTCTTGCACATCTGTTAAGCCTTCTTAATGCAAACGTTAAGATCGTAAACTCAAACCCTAAAGGGAAGTTCTTTATAGATGGGAGAATCCACCACTATAGAGAAGGATGGAGATACTTGAGTTTAAAGGAAAAAGCCAAGACTATGAAACTCCTTGCAGAAATAAGGGCCAATAGACTACCAAAAGGTGAAGAAGCATCTCTTAACTCATGGGATTGGCTGAGGGAGAAAGTAGGAGACAATGAATTTGTCTATCTTTTCATAAAGAGCTTCCTTGGATGGGCAATCAGTTTGACCCCGGAAGAAGTTCCTGCAATAGAGTTAGCTAAAGAAATCAAAGCAACCCTTAAATGGGGTGGACCAGGTCTCATAAAAGGTGGTTGCAAGGCAATTAGTGAAGAGCTAGCAAGAATCGTGAGAGAAAATGGAGGGAAAATAATTACCAGAAAGAAAGTTGTTGAAGCAGAAGAGGGGAGAATCATAACAGCTGATGGAGCGGAGTATCCCTACGATATACTAATTTCAAACATTGGAATAAAGGAAACTGTGGAACTCTTTGGAAGAGAGAACTTTGATAGAGAGTACTTAAGGAGAGTTGATTCCTTAAAACCTGCAGAAGGCATTAAAATCAACATTGCCCTTAAAGGGAAGTCAAAAATTGGAAATACTGTTGTCTTTACACTAGACACAGAGAGGATAAACGGATACAATGAGCCCTCAGCTTTGAGTCCAGAACTTTCAAAAGAAGGTTACACTCTCATAATGACTCACCAAGCTATAAAAACCAGAAATATAAAAAGAGAACAACAACTTGGAATTGAAGATCTGTACTACTTATTCCCAGGGCTTGAAAGGGATGGGGAAATTCTGATGGTTCAGACGTACCTTGATAAAAATCCCGTTAATAGAGTTGCTTCAGGTAATCACGTGGACTTCCCGATGGAAAACGTTTACATTGTAGGGGATGCTAATAAAGGCCAAGGTGGCATTGAGGTGGAAGGCATCGCCCTAGGAGTAATGAAAACCCTACAAAGTCTGGGAATTGGAAACTTTAACGAGTGGTACCTTTGA
- the arcC gene encoding carbamate kinase — MRKRVVIALGGNAILQRGQKGTYEEQMENVKKTAKQIVDIILDNEYEVVITHGNGPQVGALLLQQDAGEHVHGIPAQPMDVCGGMSQGQIGYMIQQAIKNELRRRGIDKPVATIVTQTLVDKNDPAFQHPSKPVGPFYDEETAKKLAKEKGWVVVEDSGRGWRRVVPSPDPISHVEAPIIQDLVDKGFIVIASGGGGIPVIEEDGQLKGVEAVIDKDLAGEKLAEEVNADIFMILTDVNGAAIHYGKPEEKWLEKVTVNEMKKYYEEGHFKKGSMGPKVLAAIRFIEWGGERAIIAALDKAVEALEGKTGTQIIK, encoded by the coding sequence ATGAGGAAGAGAGTTGTCATAGCATTAGGTGGGAACGCTATTCTTCAAAGGGGTCAAAAGGGCACTTATGAGGAACAAATGGAGAATGTTAAAAAGACCGCAAAGCAAATCGTCGATATTATCCTTGATAACGAGTATGAAGTTGTAATAACTCACGGTAACGGACCCCAAGTGGGAGCACTTCTCCTCCAACAAGATGCCGGAGAGCACGTACACGGAATTCCAGCCCAACCCATGGATGTTTGTGGAGGAATGAGTCAAGGTCAAATCGGTTACATGATTCAACAAGCAATAAAGAATGAATTAAGGAGAAGAGGAATTGATAAGCCCGTTGCTACGATAGTCACTCAAACCCTTGTCGACAAAAACGATCCAGCTTTTCAACACCCAAGCAAACCAGTTGGGCCCTTCTATGATGAAGAAACTGCTAAAAAACTCGCTAAAGAAAAGGGATGGGTAGTAGTAGAGGACTCTGGAAGAGGATGGAGAAGAGTAGTACCTTCACCAGATCCAATCAGCCATGTTGAGGCTCCGATAATCCAAGATCTAGTTGATAAGGGATTTATAGTGATAGCCTCAGGCGGCGGAGGAATCCCTGTTATAGAAGAAGATGGACAACTTAAGGGTGTCGAGGCTGTCATTGACAAGGATTTAGCTGGAGAGAAGCTTGCTGAAGAAGTTAATGCTGATATTTTTATGATCCTCACAGATGTTAATGGTGCAGCCATACACTATGGCAAACCCGAAGAGAAATGGCTTGAGAAGGTTACCGTTAACGAGATGAAGAAGTATTATGAAGAAGGACACTTTAAGAAAGGAAGTATGGGACCAAAAGTTCTAGCAGCGATAAGATTCATCGAATGGGGAGGAGAAAGGGCAATAATAGCAGCTCTAGATAAAGCCGTTGAAGCTTTAGAAGGAAAAACAGGAACACAAATCATTAAATAA
- a CDS encoding ATP-dependent Clp protease proteolytic subunit, whose product MDPFSGFIGSLIWWILFFFLLMGPQIQYRQLQVARTKLLEKLARKRNSTIITMIHRQESIGFFGIPVYKFISIEDSEEILRAIRMAPKDKPIDLILHTPGGLVLAATQIAKALKDHPAETRVIIPHYAMSGGTLIALAADKIIMDPHAVLGPVDPQLGQYPAPSIIRAVEQKGKEKVEDQTLILADVAKKAITQVQDFIYNLLKDKYGEEKAKNLAQILTEGRWTHDYPITVEHAKELGLDIDTNVPEEVYALMELYKQPVKQRGTVEFMPYPVKQQGKE is encoded by the coding sequence ATGGATCCATTCAGTGGGTTTATAGGATCATTGATATGGTGGATACTATTCTTTTTCCTACTCATGGGACCACAGATCCAGTACAGGCAATTACAAGTAGCAAGAACAAAGCTACTAGAAAAACTAGCAAGAAAAAGAAATTCCACAATAATCACGATGATACACAGACAAGAAAGCATAGGTTTCTTCGGAATTCCAGTTTATAAGTTCATAAGCATAGAGGACAGCGAGGAGATACTTAGGGCTATTAGAATGGCACCAAAGGATAAACCCATAGACTTAATTCTTCATACACCAGGAGGACTAGTCTTGGCAGCGACACAAATAGCAAAAGCCCTAAAAGACCATCCAGCTGAGACGAGGGTAATAATACCTCACTATGCTATGAGCGGTGGAACTTTAATAGCTCTTGCCGCAGATAAGATTATAATGGATCCTCACGCCGTTTTAGGCCCTGTTGATCCCCAATTAGGTCAATATCCTGCTCCAAGTATAATAAGAGCAGTAGAGCAAAAAGGAAAAGAAAAAGTAGAAGATCAAACTTTGATACTAGCGGATGTTGCCAAGAAGGCAATAACTCAAGTTCAAGATTTCATATACAACCTCTTAAAAGATAAGTACGGAGAAGAAAAAGCTAAAAACTTAGCTCAGATTTTAACGGAGGGTAGGTGGACCCATGATTATCCAATCACCGTTGAACATGCCAAAGAACTAGGACTCGACATAGATACCAACGTCCCAGAAGAGGTTTACGCATTAATGGAGCTCTACAAACAGCCAGTTAAGCAAAGGGGGACTGTGGAATTCATGCCTTATCCAGTGAAACAACAAGGGAAAGAATAA
- a CDS encoding coiled-coil protein, producing the protein MQVKVDPEEIKRIKAEIEALEREKKGIQERLDQLQKELNIWIQKRDEKNKEVRQLREKAREYKNRRDEINQQIQELKKNREDINAKLDLLYQEAMEYRAKRDEYRQLRRLKMPKEKIEERIEKLEWELQTNPTTPEREKQIVDQIQVLATELEILQQTERFHKKLQETRKKIESLKRARRAMGMEIQKLANQSQQFHEQMLKAYQQADEIKKEADEYHQKVLELREKIIDIRKELREVERKIFEFDQKHKELIAYKMVAKMRSKKDATFERAVEALEKFKRGEKLTLDELLLLQRYNLV; encoded by the coding sequence ATGCAAGTGAAAGTAGATCCAGAAGAAATTAAAAGGATAAAAGCCGAAATAGAGGCTTTAGAAAGAGAGAAAAAGGGAATTCAAGAGAGATTAGACCAGCTTCAAAAAGAGCTAAATATATGGATCCAAAAGAGAGATGAAAAGAATAAGGAAGTAAGACAACTAAGGGAAAAAGCCAGAGAATACAAGAATAGAAGAGATGAGATTAACCAACAAATTCAAGAACTCAAAAAGAACAGAGAGGACATAAATGCCAAGCTTGATCTTCTATATCAAGAGGCAATGGAATATAGAGCTAAGAGGGATGAATATAGACAACTTAGAAGGCTTAAGATGCCAAAGGAGAAGATTGAAGAAAGAATAGAAAAGCTAGAATGGGAGTTGCAGACCAACCCAACCACCCCCGAAAGAGAAAAACAAATAGTGGATCAAATCCAAGTTTTAGCTACAGAGCTTGAAATTCTTCAACAAACTGAAAGATTCCACAAGAAATTACAGGAGACAAGAAAAAAGATCGAAAGTCTAAAGAGAGCTAGACGGGCCATGGGTATGGAAATACAAAAACTGGCAAACCAAAGCCAGCAGTTCCACGAACAAATGCTCAAAGCATACCAACAGGCAGACGAAATTAAAAAGGAGGCAGATGAATACCACCAGAAAGTCCTTGAATTAAGAGAAAAGATAATAGATATCAGAAAAGAATTAAGGGAAGTAGAAAGGAAGATATTTGAGTTTGACCAGAAACACAAAGAGCTTATAGCATATAAAATGGTAGCAAAAATGAGATCAAAGAAAGATGCCACATTTGAAAGAGCCGTAGAAGCCCTAGAAAAGTTCAAACGCGGCGAAAAACTTACTCTCGATGAGTTACTGCTCCTGCAGAGATACAACTTGGTGTGA
- the arcS gene encoding archaeosine synthase subunit alpha: protein MEIIKHEGPGRLGLVRSGDKSFKTPALVNVDFTISPFNSYFYPKEFEDYDFTLAPSIPLSFYTPREIIEKALKRLYNIDYSKFNAIYLPIVRDTRYIEEFLEELFSQKNFDALYLGNSKILIREYRKFVETIRLIREKDPNLMIIADLEPIFYPLAVYLGIDAFDTRSLKLYDFRNKGFTQFSPMLWKEGANSLEFAKETIELVKKALEENKLRYLVENFFYTRSHVGILRIADKEHSDYLEKYTPIQKEIVYFISDASQNRPEVIRWRERVVERFTPPENIEALFLFPCSAKKPYSHSRSHILYRRALKEALGSGIYKIHELILTSPYGVVPREWEWLARYDIVVTGHWSEEEISSAAELLAKTLEKYPKHIPIIAHLDEAYVEVAERASEISGREIVFTKVKNGTTSKESLGSLKGTIEEIGLKPEGEKSDKTYRFYENIRKVFDFYFGIGAGKAVLPENARIVGSKMLRLMVDNNQTGTYQDGVISVTPFGMQRIYEATKSYYVTIDFDLKGDVFAIGVNEADAKIRPNDIVGVVREEKVVGVGRAVLSGEEMIKARRGIAVKVRKKA, encoded by the coding sequence ATGGAAATCATAAAACACGAAGGGCCAGGAAGACTTGGCCTGGTTAGATCTGGAGATAAAAGTTTTAAAACTCCTGCACTTGTTAATGTGGATTTTACAATCTCCCCTTTCAATTCATACTTCTACCCTAAGGAGTTCGAAGACTATGACTTTACCCTTGCACCCTCAATCCCCCTCAGTTTTTACACTCCAAGGGAAATAATAGAGAAAGCTTTAAAAAGACTCTACAATATCGATTATTCAAAATTTAACGCTATCTACCTCCCTATAGTAAGGGATACGAGGTATATAGAAGAATTTCTCGAAGAACTTTTCTCTCAAAAGAATTTTGATGCTCTTTACCTCGGGAATTCCAAAATCCTGATAAGGGAATATCGGAAGTTTGTGGAAACAATTCGTCTAATCCGAGAAAAAGACCCAAATCTAATGATTATTGCTGATCTGGAACCCATCTTTTATCCCTTAGCTGTGTATTTAGGAATAGACGCCTTTGATACCCGCTCTCTAAAACTTTACGATTTCCGCAATAAAGGTTTTACTCAATTTTCACCAATGTTATGGAAAGAGGGAGCAAATTCGTTAGAATTTGCAAAAGAAACAATAGAATTGGTTAAAAAAGCTCTTGAAGAAAATAAACTTCGCTATCTTGTTGAAAACTTTTTCTATACTCGATCTCACGTGGGGATATTAAGGATAGCTGACAAAGAGCACTCAGATTATTTGGAAAAATACACACCAATTCAAAAAGAAATCGTATACTTCATAAGTGATGCATCTCAGAACAGACCAGAGGTCATAAGATGGAGAGAAAGGGTCGTTGAGAGATTTACCCCTCCAGAAAATATAGAAGCACTCTTTTTATTTCCCTGCTCGGCTAAAAAGCCATACTCACACTCAAGGAGTCACATCTTGTATAGAAGAGCACTTAAAGAAGCTCTTGGAAGTGGGATTTATAAAATACATGAGCTTATCCTAACATCACCCTATGGCGTAGTGCCACGAGAATGGGAGTGGTTGGCTAGATATGACATTGTCGTTACTGGCCACTGGAGTGAGGAAGAAATAAGTAGTGCAGCAGAGTTATTAGCTAAAACCCTCGAAAAGTATCCAAAACACATTCCCATCATAGCACATCTGGATGAGGCCTATGTAGAAGTAGCAGAGAGAGCAAGCGAAATAAGTGGAAGAGAAATAGTTTTTACCAAAGTTAAAAATGGAACAACAAGCAAGGAAAGTTTAGGCTCCCTCAAGGGAACAATAGAGGAAATAGGGCTTAAACCAGAGGGTGAAAAAAGTGACAAAACGTACCGGTTCTATGAAAATATAAGAAAAGTCTTTGACTTCTACTTTGGTATCGGAGCAGGAAAAGCTGTTTTACCAGAAAACGCCAGAATTGTTGGATCCAAAATGCTTCGTCTCATGGTAGACAACAACCAAACTGGGACATATCAGGATGGAGTAATAAGTGTAACTCCTTTTGGGATGCAGCGCATTTATGAAGCAACAAAAAGCTACTATGTAACGATAGATTTTGATCTCAAGGGAGACGTGTTTGCTATCGGTGTGAACGAGGCGGATGCTAAAATAAGGCCGAACGACATTGTTGGTGTTGTGAGAGAGGAAAAAGTAGTTGGTGTTGGTAGAGCCGTCCTAAGTGGAGAAGAAATGATAAAAGCGAGAAGAGGAATTGCTGTTAAGGTCAGAAAGAAAGCATAG
- a CDS encoding DUF2103 domain-containing protein translates to MPKHFKRGVKREHHLLKGIEKVLEEISALKGVKKVIPGRIYSSDSRGFEIKVVRETLTGLKLLAKSNGSVQEIFLIIDKADREKVSKEILQISEKWTKG, encoded by the coding sequence ATGCCAAAGCACTTCAAAAGAGGCGTTAAACGAGAGCACCATTTACTCAAGGGCATTGAGAAGGTTCTTGAGGAGATTTCAGCGTTAAAAGGAGTTAAAAAAGTTATTCCCGGGAGAATTTATTCAAGTGATTCAAGGGGTTTTGAGATTAAGGTGGTTAGAGAAACGCTTACTGGCCTAAAGCTTCTAGCAAAGAGCAATGGAAGTGTCCAAGAAATCTTTCTTATTATAGACAAAGCAGACAGAGAGAAAGTTAGCAAAGAGATACTTCAAATTAGTGAGAAATGGACAAAGGGCTAA
- a CDS encoding glycosyltransferase family 2 protein, whose translation MISIIIPTYNERENLEELFERISRALRDYEFEIIVVDDDSPDKTWEKAENLRKIYPVRVIRRTKEKGLSSAVIRGFKEAKGDIFVVMDADLQHPPEVIPKLIEAIKNGAEIAIASRYTKGGKVENWYWWRKFISKGAIMIGRVALPKIRNVKDPVSGFFALKKDVIAKTDLNPVGFKILLEILIKGQYERVVEIPFTFGLRRAGESKLSQKQIINYLRHVYRLMRWEGEIDRLIKFSFVGLSGIFVNEGALLGFVEFLGWDKRLAVLPATELSILNNFIWNDIWTFKDLRRKPFHLRLLNFHLAALTGALVQWVIYLILLYMGLHYLIANLIGIGFSFIVRFIFNRNITWG comes from the coding sequence ATGATATCCATAATAATACCAACTTACAATGAACGGGAAAACCTTGAGGAACTCTTTGAGAGAATTTCGAGAGCCTTAAGAGATTATGAATTCGAGATAATAGTGGTAGATGATGATTCCCCTGATAAAACTTGGGAAAAAGCAGAAAATCTCAGAAAAATTTATCCTGTGAGAGTTATACGGAGAACAAAAGAAAAAGGCCTATCCTCAGCAGTCATACGAGGATTTAAAGAGGCCAAAGGAGATATATTTGTAGTTATGGACGCAGATCTTCAACATCCCCCCGAAGTCATTCCTAAACTTATTGAAGCTATTAAAAATGGGGCAGAGATTGCCATAGCGAGTAGATACACAAAAGGCGGGAAAGTTGAAAATTGGTATTGGTGGAGGAAGTTCATATCAAAAGGAGCCATAATGATTGGGAGAGTTGCTTTACCAAAGATAAGAAATGTAAAAGATCCAGTAAGTGGATTCTTTGCTCTCAAAAAGGATGTCATTGCAAAGACAGATTTAAATCCAGTGGGATTTAAAATACTTCTGGAAATACTTATAAAAGGACAATATGAGAGAGTTGTTGAGATACCATTCACATTTGGCCTGCGACGAGCCGGAGAAAGCAAGCTAAGTCAAAAACAGATCATTAACTACCTAAGGCATGTCTATCGTCTGATGAGGTGGGAAGGAGAAATAGATCGATTGATTAAATTCTCTTTTGTGGGGTTAAGTGGAATTTTTGTAAATGAGGGAGCACTCCTAGGTTTTGTCGAGTTCCTAGGTTGGGACAAAAGACTGGCCGTTCTTCCAGCTACCGAGCTTTCAATACTTAACAATTTTATATGGAACGACATTTGGACGTTTAAAGACTTAAGAAGAAAACCTTTTCACTTAAGACTCCTAAACTTCCATCTTGCAGCCCTCACTGGAGCTCTAGTACAATGGGTTATTTACTTAATTCTCCTTTACATGGGGCTCCACTATTTAATTGCAAATCTCATCGGGATTGGGTTCTCCTTTATAGTTCGGTTTATCTTCAACCGAAATATTACATGGGGATGA